One segment of Patulibacter sp. SYSU D01012 DNA contains the following:
- a CDS encoding ArsA-related P-loop ATPase encodes MPVADLLSQRLLVVTGKGGVGKSTVAAALAVLGARAGKRTVLAEVGRRGDVPALLRGAAGDAFAAPPPEDDRFHEEPLPLDLGPGAAELRHVSVSPEAALREYLRDQLPVGAVADLLLSGRVFTAFTAATPGMRELLAMGKVWELSQPTRRTPGAEPYDLCVMDAPASGHALTILGAPAQFARTARVGPIARQGGQIGGTIADPAQTAAVVVATGEELPVAEALELAPALAERVGVHVALGVANGLLADRFSAADREALRAGAAGDPALRVAAVHAARAADQARQLARLRAGFPAPVVALPASAERRLGAQTVLALADVLAAALDAPAAGGERAA; translated from the coding sequence ATGCCCGTCGCCGACCTGCTCTCCCAGCGCCTGCTCGTCGTCACCGGCAAGGGCGGCGTGGGCAAGTCGACGGTCGCGGCCGCCCTGGCGGTGCTCGGCGCCCGCGCCGGCAAGCGCACGGTGCTGGCCGAGGTCGGCCGTCGCGGCGACGTCCCGGCGCTGCTGCGCGGCGCGGCCGGCGACGCGTTCGCGGCCCCGCCGCCCGAGGACGACCGCTTCCACGAGGAGCCGCTCCCGCTCGACCTGGGCCCCGGGGCCGCCGAGCTGCGCCACGTCTCCGTCTCGCCCGAGGCGGCGCTGCGCGAGTACCTGCGCGACCAGCTGCCCGTCGGGGCGGTCGCCGACCTGCTGCTCTCCGGCCGCGTCTTCACCGCGTTCACCGCCGCCACGCCGGGGATGCGCGAGCTGCTGGCGATGGGCAAGGTGTGGGAGCTCTCCCAGCCCACGCGGCGCACCCCCGGCGCCGAGCCGTACGACCTGTGCGTGATGGACGCGCCGGCCAGCGGCCACGCGCTGACGATCCTGGGCGCCCCGGCGCAGTTCGCCCGGACCGCGCGCGTGGGGCCGATCGCGCGGCAGGGCGGGCAGATCGGCGGGACGATCGCCGACCCGGCGCAGACCGCCGCCGTCGTCGTCGCCACCGGCGAGGAGCTGCCCGTCGCCGAGGCGCTCGAGCTGGCGCCCGCGCTGGCCGAGCGGGTCGGCGTGCACGTGGCGCTCGGCGTCGCGAACGGCCTGCTCGCCGACCGCTTCTCCGCCGCCGACCGCGAGGCGCTGCGGGCCGGCGCGGCCGGCGACCCCGCCCTGCGCGTCGCCGCGGTCCACGCCGCGCGCGCCGCGGACCAGGCGCGGCAGCTCGCCCGGCTGCGGGCGGGCTTCCCGGCTCCCGTCGTCGCGCTGCCGGCGTCGGCGGAGCGGCGGCTCGGCGCGCAGACCGTGCTGGCGCTCGCCGACGTGCTGGCCGCCGCGCTCGACGCGCCGGCCGCCGGCGGGGAGCGGGCGGCGTGA
- a CDS encoding ArsA-related P-loop ATPase: protein MSVPLIERLDGARVVVCAGPGGVGKTTTAAALGLALAGRGLRVAVVTIDPARRLADALGLGALGNEPERVSADALAALGVAPPGELWASMLDPQRTFDGLIAAVSPDDAARDRVLANPLYRQISSAAGGSHEFTAVARLHDLVADPRFDVVVLDTPPSRNALDFLDAPDRIAGFLEGRAMQALLGQGKGGFAARLARRGTGLALTALQRLTGVDLLRDLSTFFEALGPLTDGLSARAVAVRALLRDPATRFVVVASPEPVPAAEAVFFRRHLDGAAMPFTGLVVNRAEVVAAGEHDRDGAAVADALAADLGEDLAARVGRTWDEHRARAAHDRTVVAALARATGDDRPVVVPLLPGEVFDLPALAAVRDGLVADAPAG from the coding sequence GTGAGCGTCCCGCTGATCGAGCGGCTGGACGGCGCGCGCGTCGTGGTCTGCGCCGGCCCGGGCGGCGTCGGCAAGACGACGACGGCGGCCGCGCTGGGCCTGGCGCTCGCGGGCCGCGGCCTGCGGGTGGCGGTCGTGACCATCGACCCGGCGCGCCGCCTGGCCGACGCGCTCGGCCTGGGGGCGCTCGGCAACGAGCCCGAGCGCGTCAGCGCCGACGCCCTCGCGGCGCTCGGCGTCGCCCCGCCGGGTGAGCTGTGGGCGTCGATGCTGGATCCGCAGCGCACGTTCGACGGCCTGATCGCGGCGGTCAGCCCGGACGACGCGGCCCGGGACCGCGTGCTGGCCAACCCGCTCTACCGGCAGATCTCGAGCGCGGCGGGCGGCTCGCACGAGTTCACGGCCGTCGCGCGGCTGCACGACCTCGTCGCCGACCCGCGCTTCGACGTCGTGGTCCTCGACACCCCGCCGTCGCGGAACGCGCTCGACTTCCTCGACGCCCCCGACCGCATCGCGGGCTTCCTCGAGGGACGGGCGATGCAGGCGCTGCTCGGGCAGGGCAAGGGCGGCTTCGCGGCCCGGCTGGCCCGCCGCGGCACCGGCCTGGCGCTGACCGCGCTCCAGCGCCTGACGGGCGTGGACCTGCTGCGCGACCTGTCGACGTTCTTCGAGGCGCTCGGCCCCCTCACGGACGGGCTGTCGGCGCGCGCCGTCGCGGTCCGCGCGCTGCTGCGCGACCCCGCCACGCGCTTCGTCGTCGTCGCGAGCCCCGAGCCGGTGCCGGCCGCGGAGGCGGTGTTCTTCCGTCGGCACCTGGACGGGGCCGCCATGCCCTTCACCGGGCTCGTCGTCAACCGCGCCGAGGTCGTTGCGGCGGGCGAGCACGACCGCGACGGCGCCGCGGTCGCCGACGCGCTCGCGGCAGACCTGGGCGAGGACCTGGCCGCCCGCGTGGGCCGTACCTGGGACGAGCACCGCGCCCGCGCGGCGCACGACCGCACCGTCGTCGCCGCGCTCGCGCGCGCCACCGGGGACGACCGGCCCGTCGTCGTCCCGCTGCTGCCCGGCGAGGTCTTCGACCTGCCGGCGCTCGCCGCGGTGCGCGACGGCCTGGTGGCCGACGCGCCCGCGGGCTGA
- a CDS encoding transcriptional repressor, with product MSTTDRSSSWRRRAEERLSDAGYRRGGARTVLLDLLDEQRCARTVLEMEDDLRASDRAVGRASIYRVLDELEQLHLVQRIEVGQGIARYERIAPDHHHHHLVCQRCGAVVPFTDEGLEQAIHRLSDGAGFEVTGHDVVLHGACAACREAAATGA from the coding sequence GTGAGCACGACCGATCGCAGCTCGTCGTGGCGGCGCCGGGCGGAGGAGCGCCTGTCCGACGCCGGCTACCGGCGCGGCGGCGCCCGCACCGTGCTGCTCGACCTGCTCGACGAGCAGCGGTGCGCCCGCACCGTCCTCGAGATGGAGGACGACCTGCGCGCCAGCGACCGGGCCGTCGGGCGCGCCAGCATCTACCGGGTGCTCGACGAGCTCGAGCAGCTGCACCTCGTCCAGCGCATCGAGGTCGGCCAGGGGATCGCCCGCTACGAGCGGATCGCGCCGGACCACCATCACCACCACCTCGTCTGTCAGCGCTGCGGCGCCGTCGTGCCGTTCACCGACGAGGGCCTCGAGCAGGCCATCCACCGCCTGAGCGACGGCGCCGGCTTCGAGGTGACGGGGCACGACGTCGTGCTGCACGGCGCGTGCGCCGCCTGCCGCGAGGCCGCGGCCACCGGCGCGTAG
- a CDS encoding YibE/F family protein, protein MPAASPVRSLLRSPAGRVLVGAVAGVGLLTVVGLLLLWPTGEHPKPQGGATRTVGATVTRVALAPCGGPSDQRCVTARTRVDDGSDRGRTVQVVLGPREVSPDLDEGDAVRLVDQTPPGQRGGEPVYAFSGVDRTLPVGVLAAVFALLGAVVARGRGLLALVGTAASLSLVVLWLVPAILDGRPPLLVAVVGALAVMFVTTGLTYGVTTQSLAAVTGIGVSLLVAALLGTLWTSLAGLDGTDGDLGAFALQSGGSLPLQGIVLAGMVIGALGVLTDTVVSQVSTVAALHRTSPTLPVARLYREAFAVGRDHLAATIHTLVLAYAGATLPLLLVASANGVGLRDAVNDASLAEPIVSTLVGSIALVLSVPLSTLLAAVLVGRVPEAALGEGGHGHAH, encoded by the coding sequence ATGCCCGCCGCCTCGCCCGTCCGGTCGCTCCTCCGCAGCCCCGCCGGGCGCGTGCTCGTCGGCGCCGTCGCCGGCGTCGGCCTGCTGACGGTCGTCGGCCTGCTGCTCCTGTGGCCGACGGGCGAGCACCCGAAGCCGCAGGGCGGCGCCACGCGGACGGTCGGCGCCACCGTCACCCGGGTGGCGCTCGCCCCGTGCGGGGGCCCGTCGGACCAGCGCTGCGTCACCGCCCGCACCCGCGTCGACGACGGGTCCGACCGCGGCCGCACGGTCCAGGTCGTCCTGGGCCCGCGCGAGGTCAGCCCGGACCTGGACGAGGGCGACGCCGTCCGGCTCGTCGACCAGACCCCGCCGGGACAGCGCGGCGGCGAGCCCGTCTACGCGTTCTCGGGCGTCGATCGCACGCTGCCCGTCGGCGTGCTCGCCGCCGTCTTCGCGCTGCTCGGCGCCGTCGTGGCCCGCGGCCGCGGCCTGCTGGCGCTCGTCGGCACGGCGGCGAGCCTGTCGCTCGTCGTCCTGTGGCTCGTCCCCGCCATCCTCGACGGCCGGCCGCCGCTGCTCGTCGCGGTCGTCGGCGCGCTCGCGGTGATGTTCGTGACGACGGGGCTGACGTACGGGGTGACGACCCAGAGCCTGGCCGCCGTCACCGGGATCGGCGTCTCGCTGCTCGTCGCCGCGCTGCTCGGCACCCTGTGGACGTCGCTCGCCGGGCTCGACGGGACGGACGGCGACCTGGGCGCGTTCGCCCTGCAGAGCGGCGGCAGCCTGCCGCTCCAGGGGATCGTGCTCGCGGGGATGGTGATCGGCGCGCTCGGCGTGCTGACGGACACCGTCGTCTCGCAGGTCTCCACGGTCGCGGCGCTGCACCGGACCAGCCCGACGCTGCCGGTGGCGCGCCTGTACCGCGAGGCGTTCGCGGTCGGTCGCGACCACCTGGCCGCCACGATCCACACGCTCGTGCTCGCCTACGCGGGCGCGACGCTGCCGCTGCTACTCGTGGCGTCGGCGAACGGCGTCGGGCTGCGCGACGCGGTCAACGACGCGTCGCTCGCCGAGCCGATCGTCTCCACGCTGGTGGGCAGCATCGCGCTCGTGCTGTCGGTGCCGCTGTCGACGCTCCTGGCGGCCGTGCTCGTCGGCCGCGTGCCCGAGGCGGCGCTCGGCGAGGGCGGCCACGGCCACGCCCACTGA
- a CDS encoding N-acetylmuramoyl-L-alanine amidase — MASEQQHPDRPDVPGSAGARRVLPAVPALTRRRVVRGGAVLGAAAWLGGGALASEAVAARGPGRLVVRRSALAPGRTVVLTAPHRFDLLGAPATTVAGIGLQVRARRRGGRWSAWRAVDGHDGHAPDGRRAAMSDPLWFGDADEVALRVRRRPARDVRLDLVAVPPGEKARAGRAAARAAAAGGLALPRAAVRASGAQAASRAAPTIIPRTAWATGVRTKGSPSYGAVQVAFVHHTVNGNDYGPGDSAGIVRAIAEYHIGSNGWNDIGYNFLVDRYGQIFEGREGGVDRPVIGAQAVGWNSVSTGIAIIGTFEGEAAPDAALDAVASLIGWKLPLHGVPTAGAVALVSSGGSGNRWPAGRTVQMSRISGHQDGCSTDCPGTTLYGQLPALRARVGDVSPAPAAAGPVLSITAPESAVGYGTTLTASGVLTVGGAPVGGARVTLQKKSPKGAWVPMATGTTGADGTWSIGIPFRSATQIRATAAGTTSNAVTPALDPGLTLSQPARRARRGGTVRARGRARGVSEVKITLRRKQGGRYVVVSSKTVKVRGGRYSGTLPVRRSGLHNVSVSARSGRTFTTPRRYVRAS; from the coding sequence ATGGCGAGCGAGCAGCAGCACCCCGACCGTCCCGACGTGCCCGGCTCCGCCGGCGCCCGGCGCGTCCTTCCCGCCGTCCCCGCGCTGACCCGCCGCCGGGTCGTGCGCGGCGGTGCCGTCCTCGGCGCCGCGGCGTGGCTGGGCGGCGGCGCGCTCGCCTCCGAGGCGGTCGCCGCCCGCGGGCCCGGGCGACTGGTCGTCCGCCGCTCCGCCCTCGCGCCGGGGCGGACCGTCGTCCTGACGGCGCCACACCGCTTCGACCTGCTCGGCGCCCCGGCCACGACGGTCGCCGGGATCGGGCTGCAGGTGCGCGCCCGACGGCGCGGCGGCCGCTGGAGCGCGTGGCGCGCGGTCGACGGGCACGACGGGCACGCCCCCGACGGCCGCCGGGCCGCGATGAGCGACCCGCTGTGGTTCGGCGACGCCGACGAGGTGGCCCTGCGCGTGCGCCGGCGCCCCGCCCGCGACGTGCGCCTGGACCTGGTGGCCGTGCCGCCGGGGGAGAAGGCCCGGGCCGGCCGCGCCGCCGCGCGCGCCGCCGCCGCCGGCGGGCTGGCGCTCCCGCGCGCCGCGGTCCGGGCGTCCGGCGCCCAGGCGGCCAGCCGGGCGGCGCCGACGATCATCCCGCGCACGGCGTGGGCGACCGGGGTGCGGACGAAGGGCTCGCCGTCCTACGGCGCGGTGCAGGTCGCGTTCGTCCACCACACGGTGAACGGCAACGACTACGGGCCCGGCGACAGCGCCGGCATCGTGCGGGCCATCGCCGAGTACCACATCGGCTCGAACGGCTGGAACGACATCGGCTACAACTTCCTCGTCGACCGCTACGGGCAGATCTTCGAGGGCCGCGAGGGCGGCGTCGACCGCCCCGTGATCGGCGCCCAGGCCGTCGGCTGGAACAGCGTCTCCACCGGCATCGCGATCATCGGCACCTTCGAGGGCGAGGCCGCGCCGGACGCCGCCCTCGACGCCGTCGCGTCGCTCATCGGCTGGAAGCTGCCGCTGCACGGCGTGCCGACCGCCGGCGCCGTGGCGCTCGTGTCGTCCGGCGGCTCGGGGAACCGCTGGCCCGCCGGCCGCACCGTGCAGATGAGCCGCATCAGCGGCCACCAGGACGGCTGCTCGACGGACTGCCCCGGCACGACGCTGTACGGGCAGCTGCCGGCCCTGCGCGCCCGCGTGGGCGACGTCAGCCCGGCGCCGGCCGCCGCCGGGCCGGTCCTGTCGATCACCGCGCCCGAGTCGGCCGTCGGGTACGGCACGACGCTGACGGCGTCCGGCGTCCTGACCGTCGGGGGCGCACCGGTCGGCGGCGCGCGGGTGACGCTGCAGAAGAAGAGCCCGAAGGGCGCCTGGGTGCCGATGGCCACGGGCACGACGGGCGCGGACGGCACGTGGTCCATCGGCATCCCGTTCCGCTCCGCCACGCAGATCCGCGCGACCGCGGCGGGCACGACCTCCAACGCGGTCACCCCGGCGCTCGACCCCGGACTGACCCTGTCGCAGCCCGCCCGCCGCGCGCGCCGCGGCGGCACCGTCCGGGCCCGCGGCCGCGCGCGCGGCGTCTCCGAGGTGAAGATCACGCTGCGCCGCAAGCAGGGCGGGCGGTACGTCGTCGTCTCGTCGAAGACCGTCAAGGTCCGCGGCGGCCGCTACTCCGGCACCCTGCCGGTGCGCCGGAGCGGCCTGCACAACGTCTCGGTCAGCGCGCGCTCCGGGCGCACGTTCACCACGCCGCGCCGCTACGTCCGCGCCAGCTGA
- a CDS encoding helix-turn-helix domain-containing protein, which translates to MAVDPTCPVCRTADIICGKWTLLLIRDLAEGNTRFCELERSLGGISPRTLSLRLRALEEEGIVARQTFPEVPPRVEYALTEKGQALLPIIDGMREYGTRWLGAEGDCAPVVAGVATA; encoded by the coding sequence ATGGCCGTCGACCCCACCTGCCCGGTGTGCCGCACCGCGGACATCATCTGCGGCAAGTGGACGCTGCTCCTGATCCGCGATCTCGCCGAGGGCAACACCCGCTTCTGCGAGCTCGAGCGGTCGCTCGGCGGCATCAGCCCACGCACGCTCTCCCTGCGCCTGCGCGCACTGGAGGAGGAGGGCATCGTCGCGCGCCAGACGTTCCCCGAGGTGCCGCCGCGCGTCGAGTACGCGCTGACGGAGAAGGGGCAGGCGCTGCTGCCGATCATCGACGGCATGCGCGAGTACGGCACGCGCTGGCTCGGCGCCGAGGGCGACTGCGCCCCCGTGGTCGCCGGCGTCGCGACCGCCTGA
- a CDS encoding sigma-70 family RNA polymerase sigma factor yields MSVVEFQELEEVKGLVHRGQSLGVLTHAEVQKAIAELDFDESDVEELNNYLEKSEIELVEEIDPAHAATQVERAPDKRTRKKRAATPLDLRPDMTTDSLQLFLKDIGKVRLLTAAEEVDLAKRIERGDLDAKQKMVESNLRLVVSIAKNYRNQGLPFLDLIQEGTLGLVRAAEKFDYRKGFKFSTYATWWIRQAIARALADKARTIRIPVHVVEKLNKIGRAERKLVTELGREPSAEEIAEVTGIDPEEVESIKRSAQAPVSLEKPVGDEEESEFGQFIADERAESPYERAAEILTKEHLREALENLSYRERRVLELRYGLGGEKPCTLDEVGHRFNVTRERIRQIENQSLKKLQSLAEAQKLRDVA; encoded by the coding sequence ATGTCTGTAGTCGAATTCCAGGAACTCGAAGAGGTCAAGGGTCTGGTCCACCGTGGCCAGTCGCTGGGCGTCCTGACCCACGCCGAGGTCCAGAAGGCGATCGCCGAGCTGGACTTCGACGAGTCGGACGTCGAGGAGCTCAACAACTACCTCGAGAAGAGCGAGATCGAGCTCGTCGAGGAGATCGATCCCGCGCACGCGGCGACCCAGGTCGAGCGCGCGCCGGACAAGCGCACGCGCAAGAAGCGCGCCGCGACGCCGCTGGACCTCCGTCCCGACATGACGACGGACAGCCTGCAGCTGTTCCTCAAGGACATCGGCAAGGTCCGCCTGCTGACGGCCGCCGAGGAGGTCGACCTGGCCAAGCGCATCGAGCGCGGCGACCTCGACGCGAAGCAGAAGATGGTCGAGTCGAACCTGCGACTCGTCGTCTCGATCGCGAAGAACTACCGCAACCAGGGCCTGCCGTTCCTCGACCTGATCCAGGAGGGGACGCTCGGCCTCGTCCGCGCGGCGGAGAAGTTCGACTACCGCAAGGGCTTCAAGTTCTCCACGTACGCCACGTGGTGGATCCGTCAGGCGATCGCCCGCGCCCTGGCCGACAAGGCGCGCACGATCCGCATCCCGGTCCACGTCGTCGAGAAGCTCAACAAGATCGGCCGTGCCGAGCGCAAGCTCGTGACGGAGCTCGGTCGCGAGCCCTCCGCCGAGGAGATCGCCGAGGTCACCGGCATCGACCCCGAGGAGGTCGAGTCGATCAAGCGCTCCGCGCAGGCCCCGGTCTCGCTCGAGAAGCCGGTCGGTGACGAGGAGGAGTCCGAGTTCGGCCAGTTCATCGCCGACGAGCGCGCCGAGTCGCCGTACGAGCGGGCCGCGGAGATCCTCACGAAGGAGCACCTGCGCGAGGCCCTCGAGAACCTGAGCTACCGCGAGCGCCGCGTCCTCGAGCTGCGCTACGGGCTCGGCGGCGAGAAGCCGTGCACCCTCGACGAGGTCGGGCACCGCTTCAACGTCACGCGCGAGCGCATCCGCCAGATCGAGAACCAGTCGCTGAAGAAGCTCCAGAGCCTCGCCGAGGCCCAGAAGCTGCGCGACGTCGCCTAG
- a CDS encoding septal ring lytic transglycosylase RlpA family protein, with the protein MIAPRPVRRAAVLGLLALTALPTAARAADPVPATGGLTAGATAPSAAPAADAPAAGTTAAAETPVPAADVPGVGSWRATSSTVVGRPVRISGTLRTDLAGARVTIERRTPSGRWSRATTARVRSTGRFAAAWRTTSTRYHELRLVLPSTAAHAAGAAERAAADAGTLRVAVVERGRATWYGPGFYGKKTACGVTLGPDTVGVAHRTLPCGTQVEIQMGGKTVVAPVIDRGPFANGAVLDLTKPAAEALGVDGVHQVRFLRRDDVARLQTPGRAPAMRR; encoded by the coding sequence TTGATCGCACCCCGCCCCGTGCGCCGCGCGGCCGTCCTCGGCCTGCTGGCGCTCACCGCCCTGCCCACCGCCGCGCGCGCCGCCGACCCCGTCCCCGCCACCGGCGGGCTGACCGCCGGCGCCACCGCCCCGTCCGCCGCCCCCGCCGCGGACGCCCCCGCCGCCGGCACGACGGCCGCGGCCGAGACCCCGGTGCCCGCCGCCGACGTCCCGGGCGTGGGCTCGTGGCGCGCCACGTCGTCCACCGTCGTGGGCCGGCCCGTGCGGATCTCGGGCACGCTCCGCACCGACCTGGCGGGCGCGCGCGTCACGATCGAGCGCCGCACCCCGTCGGGCCGCTGGTCCCGCGCCACCACCGCGCGCGTGCGCAGCACGGGCCGCTTCGCCGCCGCGTGGCGCACCACGTCGACCCGCTACCACGAGCTGCGGCTGGTGCTGCCCTCCACGGCGGCGCACGCCGCCGGCGCCGCCGAGCGGGCCGCGGCCGACGCCGGCACGCTCCGCGTCGCGGTCGTCGAGCGCGGCCGCGCGACGTGGTACGGCCCCGGCTTCTACGGCAAGAAGACCGCGTGCGGCGTGACCCTCGGCCCGGACACGGTGGGCGTCGCGCACCGCACGCTGCCCTGCGGCACGCAGGTCGAGATCCAGATGGGCGGCAAGACGGTGGTCGCGCCCGTCATCGACCGCGGCCCGTTCGCCAACGGCGCCGTCCTCGACCTGACGAAGCCCGCCGCCGAGGCCCTCGGCGTCGACGGCGTGCACCAGGTCCGCTTCCTGCGCCGCGACGACGTCGCGCGGCTGCAGACGCCGGGCCGCGCCCCGGCGATGCGCCGCTGA
- the glpX gene encoding class II fructose-bisphosphatase has product MTTTPDRTLALELVRTTEAAALAASRLAGRGDKNAADQLAVDGMRYVLDTVAMDGVVVIGEGEKDEAPMLYNGERVGNGEGPQVDIAVDPLEGTTLTAKGQPNALAVIAIAPRGSMFNPGPIVYMEKMAGGRDIADLLDLDRPVTETLGLIAERRQKPISDVLVITLDRPRHAEQIEAIREAGAKVRLITDGDVAGSLMAVMSDSPVDVLWGIGGTPEGVIAAAAVKCLGGTLIGRLYPRNEEERQAALDGGYDLDQQLTQDTLVRAEQCLFSATGVTDGELLQGVRRAPRGGATTESLVMRAGSDTIRRVHARHRPEKLEEMPGYGIS; this is encoded by the coding sequence ATGACCACGACGCCCGACCGCACCCTCGCCCTGGAGCTCGTCCGCACGACGGAGGCCGCCGCCCTGGCCGCCTCGCGCCTCGCGGGACGCGGCGACAAGAACGCCGCCGACCAGCTCGCCGTGGACGGCATGCGCTACGTCCTGGACACCGTCGCGATGGACGGCGTCGTCGTCATCGGCGAGGGCGAGAAGGACGAGGCGCCGATGCTCTACAACGGCGAGCGCGTCGGCAACGGCGAGGGCCCGCAGGTCGACATCGCCGTCGACCCGCTCGAGGGCACGACGCTGACGGCGAAGGGCCAGCCCAACGCCCTCGCGGTCATCGCGATCGCGCCGCGCGGGTCGATGTTCAACCCCGGCCCCATCGTCTACATGGAGAAGATGGCCGGCGGCCGCGACATCGCCGACCTCCTCGACCTCGACCGCCCGGTCACCGAGACGCTCGGCCTGATCGCCGAGCGCCGCCAGAAGCCGATCTCGGACGTCCTCGTCATCACGCTGGACCGCCCGCGCCACGCCGAGCAGATCGAGGCGATCCGCGAGGCCGGCGCCAAGGTCCGCCTGATCACCGACGGCGACGTCGCCGGCTCGCTGATGGCCGTCATGAGCGACTCCCCCGTCGACGTGCTCTGGGGCATCGGCGGCACGCCGGAGGGCGTCATCGCCGCGGCGGCCGTCAAGTGCCTGGGCGGCACGCTCATCGGCCGGCTCTACCCCCGCAACGAGGAGGAGCGCCAGGCGGCGCTCGACGGCGGCTACGACCTGGACCAGCAGCTCACCCAGGACACCCTCGTGCGGGCGGAGCAGTGCCTGTTCTCCGCCACCGGCGTGACCGACGGCGAGCTGCTGCAGGGCGTGCGCCGCGCGCCGCGCGGCGGCGCGACGACGGAGTCGCTCGTCATGCGCGCCGGCTCGGACACCATCCGCCGCGTGCACGCGCGGCACCGCCCCGAGAAGCTCGAGGAGATGCCCGGCTACGGCATCTCGTAG
- a CDS encoding NAD(P)H-binding protein, protein MAPGRILLTGATGAIGGRLLPALLEGGAPVRALVRRPERARLPDAVEVVSGDVFADRGLDAALADVDVAYYLVHAMGRGNRGDFAELDRRGAAAFGAAAERAGVRRVVYLGGLDGSGAADSHHLQSRAEVADILARHVPEPVHARAAMVIAPESQSFLILRRLVERLPVMVCPQWVSTRSQPIAARDVTAALRALGEVAGVPAEVQLGGADVLTYREMMLRTAEALGRRRPPTVPVPFMTPRLSSLWVSLFGGVEYPLVRPLVEGLKAEMLVTVPPPPGVNDRPLGFDAAVREALAPATAA, encoded by the coding sequence ATGGCCCCCGGCAGGATCCTGCTCACCGGCGCGACCGGCGCCATCGGCGGCCGGCTGCTCCCCGCGCTGCTGGAGGGCGGCGCGCCGGTGCGCGCCCTGGTGCGGCGGCCCGAGCGGGCGCGGCTGCCCGACGCCGTCGAGGTCGTGTCCGGCGACGTCTTCGCCGACCGCGGGCTGGACGCGGCGCTCGCGGACGTCGACGTGGCGTACTACCTCGTGCACGCGATGGGCCGGGGCAACCGCGGGGACTTCGCCGAGCTCGACCGCCGGGGCGCCGCCGCGTTCGGCGCCGCCGCCGAGCGGGCCGGCGTGCGCCGGGTCGTCTACCTGGGCGGGCTCGACGGATCCGGGGCGGCGGACTCGCACCACCTGCAGAGCCGCGCCGAGGTGGCGGACATCCTCGCGCGCCACGTCCCCGAGCCCGTGCACGCGCGCGCGGCGATGGTGATCGCGCCCGAGAGCCAGTCGTTCCTGATCCTCCGTCGCCTCGTCGAGCGGCTGCCCGTGATGGTCTGCCCGCAGTGGGTGTCGACGCGCAGCCAGCCGATCGCGGCCCGCGACGTGACCGCCGCCCTGCGCGCCCTTGGCGAGGTCGCGGGCGTGCCCGCCGAGGTGCAGCTCGGCGGGGCGGACGTCCTGACGTACCGCGAGATGATGCTGCGGACCGCCGAGGCGCTCGGGCGGCGACGCCCGCCGACCGTGCCGGTGCCGTTCATGACGCCCCGCCTGTCGTCGCTGTGGGTCAGCCTGTTCGGGGGCGTGGAGTACCCGCTGGTGCGGCCGCTCGTCGAGGGCCTGAAGGCCGAGATGCTCGTCACGGTCCCGCCCCCGCCCGGGGTGAACGACCGCCCGCTCGGCTTCGACGCCGCCGTGCGCGAGGCGCTCGCGCCCGCGACGGCTGCTTGA
- a CDS encoding ROK family protein has protein sequence MDRAVRTAGVDVGGTKVAVGLLDGTSFTPVGLEPTEVDDPERLLDQIARLVRELGDVEALGVGVPSVVRLSDGRVMSSVNIDAFRDVALRDELAARLGIPVRVDNDANLAALSEAWDDDLQLRHRSLVCVTVGTGIGGGAVIGGHPLHGSRTSAFELGHLTVAADLTDGGPPHGDAPLPSSLEHWASGRALDRLARERGFADGPAVTVAALAGDATAVDALRILGERLGVGIAAVVTLLEPEVVVIGGGVSTAGDLLARPAAEAARRLLLPGLGEKTDIRVAQHGPHAGVRGAALLARLEESTTR, from the coding sequence ATGGATCGCGCAGTCCGCACCGCCGGGGTCGACGTCGGCGGCACGAAGGTCGCCGTCGGCCTCCTCGACGGCACCTCGTTCACGCCCGTCGGCCTCGAGCCCACGGAGGTGGACGACCCGGAGCGCCTGCTCGACCAGATCGCCCGGCTCGTGCGCGAGCTGGGCGACGTCGAGGCGCTCGGGGTCGGCGTGCCGTCCGTCGTGCGGCTGTCCGACGGCCGCGTGATGAGCTCGGTGAACATCGACGCGTTCCGCGACGTCGCGCTGCGCGACGAGCTCGCCGCCCGCCTGGGCATCCCCGTCCGCGTCGACAACGACGCCAACCTCGCGGCGCTGTCCGAGGCCTGGGACGACGACCTGCAGCTGCGCCACCGCTCGCTCGTCTGCGTGACGGTCGGGACCGGCATCGGGGGCGGCGCCGTCATCGGCGGCCACCCGCTGCACGGGTCGCGCACCTCCGCGTTCGAGCTGGGCCACCTGACCGTGGCCGCCGACCTGACGGACGGCGGCCCGCCGCACGGCGACGCGCCCCTTCCGTCGTCGCTCGAGCACTGGGCGAGCGGCCGCGCGCTCGACCGCCTGGCGCGCGAGCGCGGGTTCGCCGACGGCCCCGCCGTGACGGTCGCCGCGCTCGCCGGCGACGCCACCGCGGTGGACGCCCTGCGCATCCTGGGCGAGCGCCTCGGCGTCGGCATCGCGGCCGTCGTCACGCTGCTCGAGCCCGAGGTCGTCGTCATCGGCGGCGGCGTCTCGACCGCCGGCGACCTGCTCGCCCGCCCCGCCGCCGAGGCAGCTCGACGTTTGCTCCTGCCCGGTCTGGGTGAGAAGACCGACATCCGCGTCGCGCAGCACGGCCCCCACGCCGGCGTGCGCGGCGCCGCCCTACTGGCCCGACTCGAGGAGAGCACGACCCGATGA